The DNA region ACTCCCAATGGCTTCTGATGATGCCTCTATTAACGATCATTTAGCTTTAATTAAAGAAAACGGCCCTAGAATCGAGTCGACCTTAAACTACATGCGTGAAAACTTTGACAACCACCCTTGCGTATTAATAGCACATAGCTTGGGTGGCATTATGGCAACAAATTTTCTAGCCCAACAAGACAAAAAAGCCTGTGATGCTCTTGTACTAATTGGCTTACCCACCTTGGCCTCTGACTTACCAGAAGCTCAAGCAACTGAACATTTAAGGGACTTATCCATCCCTGTTCTCGACATCTTTGGCAGCCAAGACCTTGATAATGTAAAAAAAACCGCTCCTATGCGAAAATTAGCGCTGGTTAAGAGCAACCCTCTTAACCGTCAAGTTGAAATCTCAGGTGCCGACCATCTCTTTACTGGTTTAAATGACACCTTGGTTTTATCGATACATAATTGGCTTATACACGTTTTTAAACACCCTCTTCAATCACAATAAAAAAGGAATACTCATGATCTCTCTAGCAATTAGTCTGCACGCTTTATCTTCTGTTATTTGGGTAGGCGGAATGTTTTTCGCTTACCTTGTTTTACGCCCCAGTATTGCCACCCAACTTGATTCGCCTCAACAACTCAGCTTGTGGTCCACTGTGTTTGCCAAATTCTTCCCTTGGGTCTGGGTTTGCGCTGTACTACTACTTGGCACAGGTTTTTGGCTTATTTTTAATAAATTTGGCGGCATGAAATATGTTGCACCCTATGTTCACCTCATGATGAGCATGGGTATCATTATGGTGCTTATTTTTATGCATATCTTCTTTGCACCTACACGTAAATTAAAACGCGCCGTTACTGAACAGAACTGGGAAGGCGCGGCTAAAAGCCTAGGACAAATTCGTCTGTTAATTGCCATCAACCTTATCATTGGGCTGAGTGTTATCGTTATTGCTACCGCTGGCCGATACATGGTTGGTTAACGCGGACCTTTTGAGCAAAACCCTATCAATTAAAAAAACAGCCTGTCTTATGAACAAAAGTTTAGTCACCAATTTATTGGCAGTTGGCATTATTATCGCTAGTTTTTTTACCCCGCTATACACTGAGAATATTAGAGCCATTGGTGTCTTCGCGCTTTCTGGCGCAGTTACCAATTGGATTGCGGTTCATATGCTTTTCGAAAAAGTACCTTTTCTATATGGCTCTGGCATTATTCCTGCTCATTTCGAAGAGTTCAAACGCGGCATTCAAGACCTGATCATGCGGCAATTTTTTACGCAGGAAAATATACAACGTTTTCTACAGCGTGAAGAAGATGCCGCCCAACAGCTGTTTAATGTTGAACCACTTCTTGATCGGCTTGATTATGACCAACTCTTTCAAGGACTGGTTGATGCGATTGCCGAGTCATCCTTTGGCAGCATGCTAGCCATGGTTGGTGGCGTTGCTGCGCTCGACCCTTTGAAAGAACCTGTGTGTAAAAAGATTCGCTTAACACTTGCACAGATGACCCAAAGCCCAGCATTTATCGACGCCATACATGAAGGCATTAATGCTCAGCAAATCAGCGGTGATTTAATCGATGACATTGAGGCTATTGTCGAAAAAAGACTAGATGAATTGACACCCGATATGGTCAAAATCATTATCCAGCAAATGATTAAAGAACATTTGGGTTGGTTAGTGGTATGGGGCGGCGTTTTTGGCGCGATGATCGGTTTTGTGTTTAGCCTTTTATAACAAACCGGTCACACCAATAATAGGTTACTCAGCAACCCGTAATACTAACGCTACGCGCCTATTTTTACTGCGCCCCTCGTCCTTTATATTGCTAGCTATCGGCCGAGTATCTGCATAACCAATAGCGCTTAATCGTTGTGGAGCAATACCACGACCGATTAAATACCGCGTGACACTCGTCGCTCTTGCAGATGATAACTCCCAATTTGATAAGAACCTTGGCGTAGAAATCGGCTGATTATCTGTATGACCTTCCACCAGAATATGCCAAGGGCGCTGCTTTAACATCAGCGCTATTTCATCTAGCACCCGCTCACCAGAGCGGCTTAACGTAGCATCTGCAGGGAAAAATAAAATACTATCGCTCATCGCCAGCTTAATAATATTTTGCTCTTCTACCACGCTCACCCGGTCTTTTAAATGACTAAGGTAAACCTGATCTAAAAAGGCACCGTTATCAACAGAGGGAGATATTTGCATGGCTTTAGCTGCCCGAGACTTTTCCTCTGCCGACTGAATGCCTTGTTGTTGATACCCGAGCAGCAAAACAAACAGTGTCACCATTAATAGCAATAGATCAATATAACTTACCGCCCACGACTCATTGTCCTCTACTGGAAGCAGCGTTTCACTAGACTGTGACCTTCGTTCAATCGACATGAGAGGCCATTAAAGGTAATAATTTAGACAGTCTACTTTTAGTGGTGGCTCTTTTTGTTTCAGGTTTTGTGTCTGCTGGTATTCCGTGTGCTTCTAACATGTCACGAATCACAAAAGGGTGTTTCTTTTGATACACCATCACCAAGCCTTCTAACAATACATTAAGGTGCGCGGCATGCTCTGCCGTAACTTTTTCCAATTTAATCGCCAGTGGCTTACATACCAAATTAGCAACAACCAAACCATATAATGTTGTCAGCAGAGCAAACCCCATTGTGACACCGACTTCATCCAAGCCTACATCGCCCAAACCATAAAGCATATGTATCATACCCAGTAAGGTTCCTAGCATCCCAAACGCAGGGGCATAACTCGACATTAAACGTAAAATCTGTGACTTTTCCTGATTGACTACTAGCAAACGAGCTCGCTCTTTTCGCAGGATAGTATCAATATCTTCTAACGAGGTTCTATCAAGAATAAGCTGGACGCCTTTCCTTAATAACGGCTGTTGCGCCAATTTAATTTCTTGCTCTAGCACTCGCAGTTGAGAGGAGCGATACAACTGCGCACAACGGAGCAATTGTTTAAACTCCGCACGCCCTTGAAACGCTTTTTCTTTCCCTTGAATAATATCAGGCAATTCGCGTAACAACTGCACTACTTTATGTTTCGGTTTGCTAAGCATCACAGCACATAAAGTACCACCTAACACTACCAGCAACCCAGGGACATTGATCAACGCAAACAAATGGCTAGGGGAAATCAACACAACTACCGAACCTAACAACATCAACAGCGTTACATTAAAAACCGACAAAAATCGCATCATCTAACCCTTTATTTATTAATCTTAATAAAAACAAAGCAATTGATATGCCTATTTATTTATTACATTAAAAAACAACTAGTTAGGAATTTTATTTACTTAAATAACTTATTTTATCTAGAGCAAAGAATATAGTCGCGGCAGCCGTTTGCCGGCCAGGCAATACTAATCGCGGAAATTCTTAAACTGTAATGGAATACCTAAGTCTTCCGCTTTTAATAAAGCCATTACCGCTTGTAACTCATCGCGCTTCTTACCCGTTACACGAACTTGTTCCTTTTGAATTTGCGCTTGGACTTTTAATTTTTTTTCTTTAATTAACTTGGTTATTTTCTTAGCCGATTCGCTATCCAAGCCTTCTTTGATAATCACTTTTTGGCGCACCCTTAAGCCTGATTCTTCGGCCTTCTGTACGTCCATACAGTCAACATCAACACCCCGACGAGATAATTTTATGCGAAAAATATCCAGCATCTGACCCAATTGAAATGTTGATTCACCACTTAGAACAACCTCATGTTGAGCTAATTCAAAAGAGGCATCAGTCCCTTTAAAATCAAAACGCGTACTCACTTCTTTGTTTGCCTGATCAACCGCATTGGTTAATTCGTGTGTATCGACTTCTGAAACCACATCAAATGATGGCATAGCACCTCCTGTTCATTGGATTAAAATACATTTAATTTTAACGAGTAGAGTCGTAGAACAACAGTTTTTTATCGCCCCACAAAGGCGCTAGCTTGAAAACACCTTTAATTGCAGTTCATCCAATATCGACAGCAATTCATCTTTGATCTCACGAAGTTCTGCACACTTTTCTTTTGCTTCTTGCTTATAATGCGCTTTATACAATTGTATAACTTGGTCGCCTACGCTGTGTAAACGCCGATGCAGCTTGTCTATAACTCCAAAGTTAGCTAAGTGACCATACTGCTTTAACCCATCTGAATGATACCAAGCCCCAAAACGGCACCTATTTTCATCACTTAGTCGCGCTTTTTCAGCAGCTAATGTTTCGTCTTCAATTGGGTTCAGTACATTATTAACCCATTCACGAATGTCGTACTGCGCTACCAATAACGGAAACACCTTGAGATCCCATTCCGTTTCTGACCAAACGTTCCATCTCGCATCGGGTGTGAATTTTTCTGACCAAGCCATTACCGCTTCTGCCGGCATTGCCTTTGCGATCCCATCCCCTTGCGCAACATCACAGCCTAAACGCATCAAGAGCCCTCCCTGCTCAGCGGTTTCGACACCCTCTGCTAGCACCTCTCGTTCAAATGTCGTCGCTAAGCTTATAATCGCCTGCACAAGCGCCAGATCTTCTTTATCATCCAAAATATCACTTACAAATGATTGGTCTATTTTTAGCCTATCGGCAGGTAATCGCTTTAAGTAACCTAACGATGAGTACCCTGTACCGAAATCATCCAACGCAAAACGCACACCTAAGCCTTTACAGTTGTTAATAGCTGCCTGTACGTGTTGAATATCCCCCAGCGCTGCCGACTCTAGTATTTCTATTTCAAACTTATTTGGCTCCACATTGGCGTATTGTTTTAAGCTATCTCTCAATCGTCTATAAAAACTAGGCAAATGAAAATGTTTTGCTGCAATATTGACGCTCACCGTCCACTGCTTACCCTGCTTTTGCCAAACCGATAGTTGCTCTAATGCTGATGCTATCACCCATTCGCCCAAGCTGATGATTAACTCATGCTGCTCGATGATTGGCAAAAATTCCATTGGTAGTATCAGGCCTTTTTCAGGGTGTCGCCATCGTAGCAAACCCTCCATACCAACAACCTCAGCGGTTCTCATATTTACTTGGGGTTGATAATGCAGCTCAAACTCACCAGCCGCTAGTGCGCGCTCAATTCGCTTAATAACTTTTTCAGAATCATGCGCTTTTTGGTTCTGCTCCACATCAAACCAATGAATTCTATTTCGGCCTGATTGTTTAGCGTCATACATCGCCTGATCAGCTTGTCGCAATAACGTATCAGCATTTACTTTTTCACCCGAATAGTTTGCCACGCCAATACTGCAAGAGATTTCTATGGTTTTATTATCAATCCGATAAGGCGCAGACACCGCAGCTTTTAAACGATACAAGGCTTGCACTAACGCTGGTTTTTGACTTACCTCACCGATCAAAATAACAAATTCATCACCACCTAACCGGGCAACAGTATCCTCCTGGCGAAGTTGTTTTTTCAGACGGCTTGCCACTTCAATTAATAGTTTATCCCCTACTTCATGGCCATAGGTATCATTGACCGGCTTAAACTCATCTAGATCCATCATACAAACAGCCAAATTAGTACCATGTCTCGATGCCAAATGAAGCGCCTGCTCAAAACGGTCTGTTAACAGGGCCCTATTAGGCAAACGCGTCAACATATCGTGCGTTGCATGCCATATCATTTCTTCACTGTAAGCTGAATGCTCGGTTGTATCGACGAGTGTAATGACACACCCCGTAGTAAACTCACCTGCCCCCTCTAGAGTAGACATCTTCCCATGCACAGGGACCCGTTGACCGCCTTTCGTCACAAGCATGACATGACGAGGGAGCTGTTCAACACTATTAAACGATCTATCTTCATCGCTAGAGTAATAACTCAGCAACGTATTCGAGGCTTTTTTTACTAAACAAACCACACGTTTAACCGGCACGCCTATCGCTTCTGAGTAATTCCAACCGGTCAATTGACAGGCCGCCTCATTTATATACGTCACCAGACCATTTTGTGATGCCGTTATGACTGCGTTATCGACGTGCTTCAACGTTAATTCGACGTGTTCTTTTTCAACCTGAAGCGCATTTTGCCAGCGCTGCTGGTGTGATAAGTCAACCAGCGTCACCTGATACAAGGTTTGGTCGGACAAATCTAACAAGCTCATCACCATTTCCACAGGGAACTCGTCATCGCTATCAAATCTTTTACAGATGCATTGAATATTTGCACTACCTTTTGAACTAGCCTCTTGCAGTAAATGGCTAAAAAGTTCTTTTGAAGCAACCCCATTCGGTTGACAGTCTGGCGCCAGCGAAAACAAATGAAGACCCAGTAACACATCTCGAGAAGCTGCATTAAACATCTGCAGCGTGGCCTTATTTAATTCAATCAAGCCGTCATCCCCGTACACCATCATGGGGTTAAGGTTTAAATCAAACAATTGCTGATAATGACGAACATCATCGCTAAAGTATTGCGCCCCTCTCGTTGGTATTGATTGCAGATTGATATTTTGTTCATCCATAAACGTTAAACCCTTAGCCATTCCATGGCGAAGCCTTATATATTTAGTGTATTGTCAATTGAATATAGCTCAAACATTAAAAAGCTCAAGCTGCCTTTCGAAGGTCTCTGATGGTATCGTAAGCTTCTGTGATTTGCTGCGTCTTTTCTTTTGCTATCTTCATCATCTCATCAGGTAAGCCTTTTGATACCAATTTATCGGGATGATGTTGGCTAATTAAGCGTCGATACGCTTTTTTTACTTCCGCATCGCTTGCAGACTCACTCACTCCCAGAATAGCGTAGGCCTCTTCTGGTGTTGATCGGCTTTGTTGATGCGCGCCCCGTCGTTGACTCGCTCCCAACATACGCTTTAGCTGCTCATATGCAAACTGAGGAATACCTAAACGTCCACAAATATGCGCTAATATTTGATCTTCCGCATCATCTAGCTCTCCGTCTGCATAAGCTGCTTGAAGCTGCACTTCAATAAACATGCGAATTAAGTTCTTTTGCCGCTGGCATGCCTGTTTAAATTCATCCAGCTCGGCATCTAAATTAAACTCAGGGGCTTTTCCGCGATTAAATTCATTAACAGCCTCTTTTTTCATCGCCGCGGATAGCTCCATTTGAGCCATTACCTGCTGAGCCATTTGAATTTCTTCTTTGGACACCTGCCCATCCGCTTTAGCAAGGTGCCCCATGATCGCGAATGTAGATTTAAAAAATATCTTTTTTGTTCGTTGCTGGCGCTCTGGATCAAATGGATTCTGTGCCATACCTGTATCAAATTTATGACCAATATAGACGCCCAGTAGCGCACCTAAAGCACCAAACGTCATATAACCAAAAACAGCGCCTAATAATTTACCCGTCCATCTCATCGTTTCACACCTTTTACTTGCAAAATTCTTAATAAAATTAGATCATTAGCAGCTTTTTTACTAAGCATACTAAATCAAATGACTATTCCAGCTTCCTTACTCGATGCCAACCTAAACAGCCTGCCACTTATCCATAAAGGAAAAGTTCGCGACATTTATGATATTGATGATAAGCACATGTTAATTGTTACCACCGATCGTTTATCTGCGTTTGACGTTATTCTACCCGATCCTATTCCTGGCAAGGGGATTGTGCTAAACGAAGTCTCCAATTTTTGGTTTGAAAAATTAGCCCACCTAATCCCTAATCAATTATCTAAATTAACACTTAATCAAGTATTAGATGATGAGAAAGACTGCCAGCGCCTTGAAAAACGTGGGATCATCGTAAAGAAACTAAAACCACTACCTATTGAAGCTATCGTTCGTGGCTACCTAATAGGTTCTGGTTGGAAAGACTATCAAAAGTCAGGACAGGTATGCGGTATTCAATTACCTGAAAATTTACAACAAGCCTCACAACTCTCTGAGCCGCTTTACACACCTTCAACTAAAGCAGCAGTTGGCGATCACGATGAAAACATTTCTTACGCAGAGACTATTCAACTATTAGGTGAAGATTTAGCGAAGCAAGTGCGTGATATCAGCTTAACCTTATATAAAACGGCTGCTCAATACGCCTTAGAACGTAATATTATTATCGCTGATACTAAATTTGAATTTGGTTTAGATAACAATGGCGTGCTACACCTTATTGATGAAGTGTTAACACCTGACTCATCACGTTTTTGGGATGCAAAAGAATATAAAGTGGGCACAAGTCCTGCTAGCTTTGACAAGCAGATCGTTCGTGACTACCTAGAAACCTTAGATTGGGATAAAACAAACCCAGGGCCTACCTTACCAGCGGAAATCGCAAATAAAACAGCGGCTAAATACCGCGAAGCACAAACACTATTAACTGAGTAAGGTTTCTTTCAAATACAAAAAAGGGCGCTTAAGCGCCCTTTTTTGTACCACTTAAATATGTCGTTTATTTATTAGTAAACTCTGGATATGCTTCCATACCACATTCACTAAGGTCAACACCTTCATATTCTTCTTCAGCTGAAACACGAATACCCATTACAGCTTTCAACACACCCCAAACCACAAGGCTTGCAACAAACACCCAAACAAAAATAGTTGCCGCACCGATCAACTGACCAGAAAAGCTTGAACCATCGTTTGTTAACGGCACCAATAATAGTCCTAATAGGCCACAAGTACCGTGTACTGAGATAGCACCTACAGGATCATCTATTTTTAATCGATCAAGTGTCACAATTGATAAGACAACCAAAACACCGCCAGCTGCACCAAATAAAGTAGCTTGCAACGCAGTCGGTGTTGAAGGCTCAGCAGTAATCGCAACAAGTCCTGCTAATGCACCGTTTAATAACATCGTTAAATCAGCTTTACCAAACATTATTCTGGCCATGATTAATGACGCCATCGCACCACCAGCGGCCGCAGCATTCGTGTTTAAAAACACCATCGCTACGGAATTAGCACTCGCGATATCACCTAGCTTCAACACAGAACCACCGTTAAAGCCAAACCAGCCCATCCATAAAATAAATGTACCTAATGTAGCTAGGGGTAAGTTTGCTCCGGGAATAGGGTGAATTTCACCATTAGCTCCATATTTTCCTTTACGAGCACCCAGCAATAAAACACCTGCTAACGCTGCAGCTGCACCAGCCATATGTACAATGCCTGATCCTGCAAAATCTGAAAAGCCAAGGTCGCCTAGGTTATACATGCCAAAGACATCTGCACCGTTCCATGTCCATGAACCTTCCATAGGATAAATCACGCCTGTCATCACGACAGCAAAGGCCAAGAATGCCCATAACTTCATACGTTCAGCAACCGCACCTGAAACGATCGACATTGCTGTAGCAACGAACACCACTTGGAAGAAAAAGTCTGAGGCATTTGAATATACAGAACCGCCATCAAACCCGGCTTCTTTTGATTCTGCTAAAACAGTAGCTGTCAAAGCATCGGCAGTTGCAGCGCCGTCTAGCTCAATACCACTTAACATGGCACCGCCACCATACATAATTTCATAGCCATACACTAAATACATAATGCATGAAACAGCAAATAACGCTACGTTCTTAGTTAAAATTTCTGCTGTATTTTTTGAACGAACAAGACCTGCCTCTAACATTGAAAAGCCAGCTGCCATCCACATAACAAGCGCACCACACATTAAGAAATAAAACGTATCTAGCGCATATTGTAACTCTAGTATTTGATCCACGTTGAGATCCTCCAATTATTTAAATTAAAGCGCTTCAGCGCCAGTTTCACCAGTACGGATACGAACAACTTTTTCAAGCTCAGTTATGAAAATTTTGCCGTCTCCAATTTTTCCAGTGTTTGCCGCTTTAATAATTGAATCGACTGCTTCCTCAACTTGCTCATCTGACAAGGCAATCTCAACTTTTACTTTAGGCAAAAAGTCCACAACATACTCAGAACCACGATAGAGTTCCGTATGACCCTTTTGGCGACCGAAACCTTTAACTTCAGTGACGGTAATGCCGGAAACCCCAATATCAGATAACGCTTCGCGAACATCATCTAATTTAAAAGGCTTTAATACAGCTGTTACTAGTTTCATTATTGTTCCTCTTTTCTTTGATGTCTTATTGACGGGGATAATAATGCATAGGGCATGCCATATTTAAAAAAACGTTAATATTCAAATAGTTAAATGATAAAAAGCCGAGCGAGGAAAACTCTAAAATCAAATATTGCCCCATATTAGTGCAGCCAATGAACCAGCTATAACCAGTTTATTATTTACGTTGGGCATAAAAAAACACCCCTCAAGGAGGGGTGTTTTTAAACTGCTTAACTCATTACCCGTTAGGGTAAAACAAGTTAAATAAGCAGAGAAGCTCTGCTTGAACTCAGTCTTATAGAGACTTAGAAACAGTTAATACATATGCAGCATCGTCAGATGCACCACGTGCATCACTTACGTTGTCTGAGTTAGTATCAACATCTGTGTAAGCAACTTCTACATCAACACCCATGTAAGTAGTAGATGCAGCTAATTTCCAATCCCAGTAGTCACTTGAGTCAGCTTGTAAATCATAGTAGCCAACATGAGCAGCAAAAGCGATACCGTTGTACTCGCCAAGATCAAGACCTAGGTCTGTGTAGTTACCTAAACGGTAATCACCAAGGTCATCGCTGCCTAAATCAACACCAAAATACTGAGTCAAAGAAGCAGGACCCATTGAAAGACCTACATAAACTTCCGTGAAATCTGTCTCTGTTCCTGATGTTGGGTATGCGTAATGGATAGCACCAATATCAACACCAACGCCATTGAACTCACCAGCCCAACCAGCATAAACATCAAATTCCATGCTTTCGTCAGAATCAAAATCAACATTTGAACCCCAAACACCAGCATATACGCCATTACCTAAGTCCGCATCAAATCCACCTTGAATCGCTGGTGAACCGTCAGTTTGAGACATACCACGCCAGATATAGTCTGTTGTTAAAGCAACGTTGCCGCTGATTTCGATAGCACTTGCTGCACTTGAAGCAACCAATAAGCCAGCAACTGCAGTTGTTTTTAATAATTTCATTTTCATTCCTTGTTGTTGATAAATTATGATACCGTCCAAGCTTTAAAGTGTTTTTTGCATAAACGGTATTTGTTGTTATTGTAGCACAAATGGCCAAAATCAAGCTTTTTTACTAAAAAAAAAACAACAAAACCGCACTAATTACGGCCTTTTTTGTTTTTCACGCACCTAACCGGTGCATTAACTAAATTTCATATACCCTATATAGCTATGATTAACCCAACTATAATTGAAAGCATTACCCAGTCGCTGATCGACCACTTACCCAACGACCTTGCAAGCATTAAAAGTGAAACCGAAAAAAACTTTAGATCAATTTTGCAACAACAGTTTGCTAAGTTAGACTTAGTTACGCGTGAAGAGTTTGATGTACAAAGTGCTGTGCTTGCGAGAACACGTGAGAAGTTAGATGCGCTTGAACAAACTCTTAATGAATTGACGAAAAACAATAACACCTAAAGCTTCCTCATTAAATCATGCTGTTAAGGAAAGGATTCCACCATGTCACTAGCTACTACTCTAACGCGCAGCTCCACTGGCATTAATGCGCCATTAGTAACCGTTGAAGCGCACCTAGCAAACGGTTTACCCAGCCTAAATATTGTTGGCTTACCTGAGGCGGCTGTTAAAGAAAGTAAAGATCGCGTACGCAGCGCTATTCTCAATTGTCAATTTGAGTTTCCTGCTAAGCGCATCACCATTAACTTAGCACCTGCTGATTTACCCAAAGAAGGCGGGCGATTCGATTTACCCATAGCGCTTTGTATTCTTGCAGCCTCGGGCCAAATACCCAACGACAAACTGCTTGATTATGAGTTTCTTGGCGAATTATCGTTAAGCGGTGAATTAAGAGCCATTAAAGGCGCATTACCCACAGCTATAGCCTGCCAAACAAGCCATCGAACACTCTGCTTACCCACCCATAATCAACACGAAGCAGCGCTCATCTCAAGTGTTGATATTATTGGCGCTCCTCATCTGCTAGCTGTTTGCTCGCACCTTCATGGACAGCAAGAACTACCTCTTTTTAAACCTAAAAATGATGTAACCTCTCCCTCAATAAATAATCTCGACTTTTCAGACGTTCACGGGCAGCAACACACCAAACGCGCACTAGAAATTGCCGCTGCTGGACGCCACAGCCTATTAATGCTTGGTCCCCCAGGAACCGGCAAGTCAATGCTTGCAGCTCGATTACCAAGCATCTTACCGCTACTAAGCGAAGAAGAGGCCATTGAGACCGCCTCAATTTACTCTATTAGTCAGCACAACCTTGATACTCACCAGTGGCGGACGCCTCCTTTTAGATCTCCTCACCATAGCGCTTCATCTGTTGCTTTGGTCGGTGGTGGCAGTTCGCCAAAACCCGGCGAAGTATCGCTCGCGCATCACGGCGTTTTATTTTTAGACGAACTCCCCGAATTTGACCGTAAAGTCTTAGAGGTATTACGCGAACCTATTGAAAATGGAAAAATATCCATCTCCCGCGCTAACCACCAAACAGAATTTCCTGCTCGCTTCCAACTTATCGCCGCGATGAATCCATGCCCTTGCGGTTACCTTGGTGATACTTCTCAACGATGCCAATGTAACCCTGTTCAAATCAGCCGTTATCGAAACAAAATATCCGGCCCCTTGCTCGACAGAATTGATATGCATATTGAGGTACCCCGTATTTCCAGTGAAATGCTACGTAAAGGCACTAACGGAGGTGAGCAAAGTAGTGCACAAATTGCTTTACGGGTGCATCACTCGCAAATAAAAGCACTAAAACGACAAGGTCAACTCAACGAATTATTATCCACTGCACAAATCAAACAACATTGCCAAATAAGCGATGAAGATCATCAGCTACTAGAGCAAGCAATTGAAAAACTGGGTTTATCGCACCGTGCCTATCATCGCATTTTACGTGTCTCGCGAACCATCGCCGATATGGACCATCAAACTAATATTCAACGCCACCACTTAACTGAAGCCTTAAGCTATCGCCGCATGGATAAACGCGTCACATAAAGCGCTGAAAATATCATAAAGAACGAGTAAAATTTGCTCCCAAACTCATCTTTTAAGTCGCCGTGCCCAAACTAAACCCAGAACAACACAAAGCTGTTATCACAACGGACACCCCCTTACTTGTTATTGCAGGTGCTGGCAGCGGAAAAACCCGCGTCATTACCGAAAAAATATCACACCTTATTAGTAACGGTGTTGAAGCCAAACATATTACCGCCGTTACCTTTACCAATAAGGCTGCAAGAGAAATGCGTTCACGTGTTGACAAACTCTGTTCGTCAAAAAAAACAAAAGGCATTCGCATATCAACATTTCACTCCCTAGGTCTTGATATTATTCGCAAGGAGTATCAAACACTTGGCTTTAAAAAGAACATTAGCATTTTAGATGAACAGGATAAATTTAAGGTCCTACAAGATATTTTAGATAATAGCCAACATCAGTTAGATAAAGCTCAAATATCCCCCC from Cycloclasticus pugetii PS-1 includes:
- a CDS encoding alpha/beta hydrolase family protein, with amino-acid sequence MPKKLLPFLAFSFGLLASGFAFCADLDREKRIAESVKDSIIIGDILTLKTDSVEFLGLLNNEEPEQLRGSIIILHGMGSNPNAPQIIRPLRSQLAQMGWVTASIQLPMASDDASINDHLALIKENGPRIESTLNYMRENFDNHPCVLIAHSLGGIMATNFLAQQDKKACDALVLIGLPTLASDLPEAQATEHLRDLSIPVLDIFGSQDLDNVKKTAPMRKLALVKSNPLNRQVEISGADHLFTGLNDTLVLSIHNWLIHVFKHPLQSQ
- a CDS encoding OmpA/MotB family protein, yielding MSIERRSQSSETLLPVEDNESWAVSYIDLLLLMVTLFVLLLGYQQQGIQSAEEKSRAAKAMQISPSVDNGAFLDQVYLSHLKDRVSVVEEQNIIKLAMSDSILFFPADATLSRSGERVLDEIALMLKQRPWHILVEGHTDNQPISTPRFLSNWELSSARATSVTRYLIGRGIAPQRLSAIGYADTRPIASNIKDEGRSKNRRVALVLRVAE
- a CDS encoding CopD family protein, which translates into the protein MISLAISLHALSSVIWVGGMFFAYLVLRPSIATQLDSPQQLSLWSTVFAKFFPWVWVCAVLLLGTGFWLIFNKFGGMKYVAPYVHLMMSMGIIMVLIFMHIFFAPTRKLKRAVTEQNWEGAAKSLGQIRLLIAINLIIGLSVIVIATAGRYMVG
- a CDS encoding DUF445 family protein, which gives rise to MNKSLVTNLLAVGIIIASFFTPLYTENIRAIGVFALSGAVTNWIAVHMLFEKVPFLYGSGIIPAHFEEFKRGIQDLIMRQFFTQENIQRFLQREEDAAQQLFNVEPLLDRLDYDQLFQGLVDAIAESSFGSMLAMVGGVAALDPLKEPVCKKIRLTLAQMTQSPAFIDAIHEGINAQQISGDLIDDIEAIVEKRLDELTPDMVKIIIQQMIKEHLGWLVVWGGVFGAMIGFVFSLL
- a CDS encoding motility protein A, which encodes MMRFLSVFNVTLLMLLGSVVVLISPSHLFALINVPGLLVVLGGTLCAVMLSKPKHKVVQLLRELPDIIQGKEKAFQGRAEFKQLLRCAQLYRSSQLRVLEQEIKLAQQPLLRKGVQLILDRTSLEDIDTILRKERARLLVVNQEKSQILRLMSSYAPAFGMLGTLLGMIHMLYGLGDVGLDEVGVTMGFALLTTLYGLVVANLVCKPLAIKLEKVTAEHAAHLNVLLEGLVMVYQKKHPFVIRDMLEAHGIPADTKPETKRATTKSRLSKLLPLMASHVD
- a CDS encoding EAL domain-containing protein; the protein is MAKGLTFMDEQNINLQSIPTRGAQYFSDDVRHYQQLFDLNLNPMMVYGDDGLIELNKATLQMFNAASRDVLLGLHLFSLAPDCQPNGVASKELFSHLLQEASSKGSANIQCICKRFDSDDEFPVEMVMSLLDLSDQTLYQVTLVDLSHQQRWQNALQVEKEHVELTLKHVDNAVITASQNGLVTYINEAACQLTGWNYSEAIGVPVKRVVCLVKKASNTLLSYYSSDEDRSFNSVEQLPRHVMLVTKGGQRVPVHGKMSTLEGAGEFTTGCVITLVDTTEHSAYSEEMIWHATHDMLTRLPNRALLTDRFEQALHLASRHGTNLAVCMMDLDEFKPVNDTYGHEVGDKLLIEVASRLKKQLRQEDTVARLGGDEFVILIGEVSQKPALVQALYRLKAAVSAPYRIDNKTIEISCSIGVANYSGEKVNADTLLRQADQAMYDAKQSGRNRIHWFDVEQNQKAHDSEKVIKRIERALAAGEFELHYQPQVNMRTAEVVGMEGLLRWRHPEKGLILPMEFLPIIEQHELIISLGEWVIASALEQLSVWQKQGKQWTVSVNIAAKHFHLPSFYRRLRDSLKQYANVEPNKFEIEILESAALGDIQHVQAAINNCKGLGVRFALDDFGTGYSSLGYLKRLPADRLKIDQSFVSDILDDKEDLALVQAIISLATTFEREVLAEGVETAEQGGLLMRLGCDVAQGDGIAKAMPAEAVMAWSEKFTPDARWNVWSETEWDLKVFPLLVAQYDIREWVNNVLNPIEDETLAAEKARLSDENRCRFGAWYHSDGLKQYGHLANFGVIDKLHRRLHSVGDQVIQLYKAHYKQEAKEKCAELREIKDELLSILDELQLKVFSS
- a CDS encoding YajQ family cyclic di-GMP-binding protein produces the protein MPSFDVVSEVDTHELTNAVDQANKEVSTRFDFKGTDASFELAQHEVVLSGESTFQLGQMLDIFRIKLSRRGVDVDCMDVQKAEESGLRVRQKVIIKEGLDSESAKKITKLIKEKKLKVQAQIQKEQVRVTGKKRDELQAVMALLKAEDLGIPLQFKNFRD